The following coding sequences lie in one Arthrobacter sp. SLBN-122 genomic window:
- a CDS encoding DUF2505 domain-containing protein, producing MALSATTSLPHPVDSVAAVLVNEDFQRHVSQLVGGTLESFTVDGDIAGAFNATSVRTLPTTRLPEIARKFVGEHLKVTQVENWEAPAADGSRQSNISLKIAGAPVDVTAVQRLVADAGGTRVELEGAVKSSVPFLGGKIADAAEPMVAKALNLQAAQAQAWLESH from the coding sequence ATGGCGCTGAGCGCAACCACTTCCCTTCCGCACCCCGTTGACAGCGTTGCCGCTGTGTTGGTGAATGAAGACTTCCAGCGCCACGTCAGCCAGCTGGTGGGCGGCACCCTGGAGTCGTTCACGGTGGACGGCGACATTGCAGGGGCTTTCAACGCCACCTCCGTGCGCACCCTTCCCACCACCCGACTGCCCGAGATCGCCCGCAAATTCGTGGGTGAGCACCTCAAAGTGACCCAGGTGGAGAACTGGGAAGCCCCTGCGGCCGACGGCTCCCGCCAGAGCAACATTTCGCTGAAGATCGCCGGCGCGCCCGTGGACGTCACCGCCGTTCAGCGCCTCGTGGCGGATGCCGGTGGAACCCGGGTGGAGCTTGAGGGCGCCGTCAAGTCCTCTGTCCCGTTCCTGGGCGGCAAGATCGCCGACGCCGCCGAACCCATGGTGGCCAAGGCACTGAACCTGCAGGCCGCACAGGCGCAGGCCTGGCTGGAAAGCCACTAA
- a CDS encoding SufS family cysteine desulfurase has product MALVSTPATLERAVPVMDNAEVLRIRNDFPVLNQLVNGQPLVYLDSGATSQNPVSVIEAEQEFYEQRNAAVHRGAHHLAVEATEVFEDARQTIAEFIGAEYEETIWTSNATEGLNLLSYALSNAGLWAAQGRGDQRLGELALGPGDEIVVTEMEHHANLIPWQELAFRTGATLRYIPVTDDGNLRMDQAGGIVGPRTKVLAFTHASNVLGVINPVKELAALGHAAGALVVLDACQSAPHLPLDVKELDVDFAVFSGHKMLAPTGIGVLYGRQELLDILPPFLTGGSMITTVTMERAEYLPAPQRFEAGTQRISQAVALAAAANYLTETGLDRIHAWEAELGQRMVAGLESIPGIRVLGPAAGKERIGLAAFDVDGVHAHDVGQFLDSRGIAVRVGHHCAQPLHRRLGLTATTRASAYLYNTTDDVDRFLEAVAGVRAYFRA; this is encoded by the coding sequence TTGGCCCTAGTATCAACGCCAGCCACACTGGAACGTGCCGTACCTGTCATGGACAACGCCGAGGTGCTGCGCATCCGCAATGACTTCCCGGTCCTCAACCAGCTGGTGAACGGACAGCCGCTGGTCTACCTCGACTCCGGGGCCACGTCGCAGAACCCGGTCAGCGTCATCGAAGCCGAGCAGGAATTCTACGAGCAGCGCAACGCCGCTGTGCACCGGGGCGCGCACCACCTTGCCGTGGAGGCCACCGAAGTCTTCGAAGATGCCCGGCAGACCATCGCCGAGTTCATCGGTGCCGAGTATGAGGAAACCATTTGGACGTCGAACGCGACGGAGGGACTGAACCTCCTGTCCTACGCGCTGTCCAATGCCGGGCTGTGGGCTGCGCAGGGCCGCGGCGACCAGCGGCTGGGGGAACTGGCGCTGGGGCCGGGGGATGAGATCGTGGTGACCGAGATGGAGCACCATGCCAACCTGATTCCATGGCAGGAGCTGGCCTTCCGCACCGGCGCCACGCTCCGCTACATTCCCGTAACGGACGACGGCAACCTTCGCATGGACCAGGCCGGCGGGATTGTTGGCCCGCGCACCAAGGTCCTTGCCTTCACGCACGCCTCCAACGTCCTGGGAGTCATCAACCCGGTGAAGGAGTTGGCAGCGCTCGGCCATGCAGCCGGCGCCCTGGTGGTCCTGGACGCCTGCCAGTCCGCTCCACACCTGCCGTTGGACGTCAAGGAACTCGACGTGGACTTCGCGGTCTTCTCCGGCCACAAGATGCTCGCCCCCACGGGAATTGGGGTGCTGTACGGGCGGCAGGAGCTCCTGGACATCCTCCCGCCGTTCCTGACCGGCGGGTCAATGATCACCACCGTCACGATGGAACGGGCCGAGTACCTGCCGGCACCCCAGCGCTTCGAGGCAGGCACCCAGCGCATCTCCCAGGCAGTGGCCCTCGCAGCCGCAGCGAACTACCTGACCGAAACCGGGCTGGACCGGATCCATGCGTGGGAGGCCGAACTGGGGCAGCGCATGGTGGCGGGGCTGGAGTCCATCCCCGGCATCCGGGTCCTGGGCCCGGCAGCGGGAAAGGAGCGGATCGGCCTTGCCGCATTCGACGTCGACGGCGTCCACGCCCATGACGTGGGGCAGTTCCTGGACTCCCGGGGCATCGCGGTGCGCGTGGGACATCACTGCGCCCAGCCGCTGCACCGCAGGCTTGGACTGACCGCCACCACCCGGGCCAGCGCTTACCTCTACAACACCACGGACGACGTGGACCGCTTCCTTGAAGCGGTAGCCGGCGTCCGGGCCTACTTCCGTGCATAG
- the sufU gene encoding Fe-S cluster assembly sulfur transfer protein SufU, whose product MSLDQLYQQIILDHSKARHGSGLAATEAPQGTSTGQSHQLNPVCGDEVTLRLAVQDGKVAQVAWDGAGCSISMASASVLSDLAEGMTVAELHEVIDSFREVLRSRGKVHADPELLGDAAAFEGVARYAARVKCAMISWVAAEDALNQAA is encoded by the coding sequence ATGAGCCTTGACCAGCTGTACCAGCAGATCATCCTGGACCATTCCAAGGCCCGCCACGGCAGCGGGCTCGCCGCTACGGAAGCGCCGCAGGGCACCTCCACCGGACAGTCGCACCAGCTCAACCCGGTATGCGGCGACGAAGTCACCCTCCGGCTTGCCGTCCAGGACGGGAAAGTGGCGCAGGTTGCCTGGGATGGTGCGGGCTGCTCCATCTCCATGGCCTCCGCGTCCGTGCTCAGCGACCTCGCCGAAGGCATGACCGTGGCTGAGCTGCATGAAGTCATCGACAGTTTCCGTGAGGTCCTTCGCTCACGCGGGAAGGTCCATGCCGATCCTGAGTTGCTGGGCGATGCCGCAGCCTTTGAAGGGGTTGCCCGCTATGCCGCCAGGGTCAAATGCGCCATGATTTCCTGGGTGGCTGCCGAGGATGCCCTCAACCAGGCAGCCTGA
- a CDS encoding SDR family oxidoreductase, giving the protein MTAMSAPPTPKTVLVTGATGYIGGRLVPKLLEAGHTVKVLVRSPDKIAGVPWRDKVDVVESSLDDGDALRGALAGVDVFYYLVHSMAAGAGFEAKEKAMAGTAAEAASAAGVHRIVYLGGLHPQGVELSTHMRSREAVGKVFLDSPVDAVVFQAGVVIGSGSASFEMIRHLSETLPLMPAPSWVRNRIEAIAVRDVLYYLVSAASLEGTINRTFDIGCRQVLTYAGMMKEYAAEAGLPYRVVLALPVPAPKLAGMWVALTTPIPLSMAVPLVQSLQHDAVANEHDIDQYIPQPDGGLTPYRTAVALALGKERDGQVETTWANAGADSDPLPSDPEWAGHKVYIDERTFHGDVDPAHVWTIIEGIGGRNGWYSLPLAWQVRGWLDKLTGGAGLLRGRRHPHTLAAGEVVDWWRVERIDRGRLLRLRAEMRAPGRAWLELSVEPDGDGSRYRQRAIFFPKGLSGRLYWLAVLPFHSLIFPAMARNITATAQKLADAEASTVTP; this is encoded by the coding sequence ATGACTGCAATGAGCGCCCCGCCAACACCGAAGACTGTGCTTGTCACCGGCGCCACCGGCTACATCGGCGGCCGCCTGGTGCCCAAGCTGCTGGAAGCAGGCCACACCGTCAAGGTGCTGGTCCGCTCGCCGGACAAGATCGCCGGCGTGCCCTGGCGGGACAAAGTGGACGTCGTGGAAAGCAGCCTGGATGACGGCGACGCGCTCCGCGGTGCCCTGGCCGGCGTCGACGTCTTCTACTACCTGGTGCATTCGATGGCGGCCGGTGCAGGATTCGAAGCGAAGGAAAAAGCGATGGCCGGCACGGCCGCGGAGGCTGCATCCGCCGCCGGGGTACATCGGATTGTCTACCTGGGCGGCCTGCACCCCCAGGGCGTGGAACTCTCCACCCACATGCGGTCACGGGAGGCCGTGGGCAAGGTCTTCCTGGACAGTCCGGTGGACGCCGTCGTCTTCCAGGCGGGCGTGGTGATCGGCTCCGGCTCCGCGTCCTTCGAGATGATCCGCCACCTCTCCGAAACGCTGCCCCTGATGCCGGCCCCCAGCTGGGTGCGCAACAGGATCGAAGCCATCGCCGTCCGTGATGTCCTCTACTACCTGGTGTCCGCGGCGTCGCTGGAGGGCACCATCAACCGCACCTTCGACATTGGCTGCCGGCAGGTGCTGACCTACGCGGGCATGATGAAGGAATACGCCGCGGAAGCGGGCCTGCCCTACCGCGTGGTGCTCGCGTTGCCGGTGCCGGCGCCCAAGCTGGCAGGCATGTGGGTGGCCCTGACAACACCGATCCCGCTTTCCATGGCCGTGCCGCTGGTCCAATCGCTGCAGCATGACGCCGTAGCCAACGAACACGACATCGACCAATACATCCCGCAGCCCGACGGCGGCCTGACCCCCTACCGTACGGCGGTGGCCCTGGCGCTGGGCAAGGAGCGGGACGGCCAGGTGGAGACCACATGGGCCAACGCCGGCGCCGACTCCGATCCGCTCCCCAGCGACCCGGAGTGGGCAGGGCACAAGGTGTACATCGACGAAAGGACCTTCCACGGAGATGTTGACCCGGCCCACGTCTGGACCATCATCGAGGGCATCGGCGGCCGCAACGGCTGGTATTCGCTGCCGCTGGCCTGGCAGGTCAGGGGCTGGCTGGACAAACTGACAGGCGGCGCCGGCCTGCTGCGCGGCCGCCGGCACCCCCACACGCTGGCCGCCGGCGAAGTGGTGGACTGGTGGCGGGTGGAGCGGATCGATCGGGGCCGCCTGCTCCGGCTGCGGGCCGAGATGCGGGCGCCGGGACGGGCGTGGCTGGAGCTTTCGGTGGAGCCCGACGGCGACGGAAGCCGCTACCGGCAACGCGCCATTTTCTTCCCCAAGGGATTGAGCGGGCGGCTCTACTGGCTGGCCGTGCTGCCGTTCCACAGCCTGATCTTCCCGGCCATGGCCCGGAACATCACCGCCACCGCCCAGAAATTGGCCGATGCGGAGGCCTCGACGGTCACCCCGTAG
- a CDS encoding helix-turn-helix transcriptional regulator, with amino-acid sequence MSIEPLSWGRGSTPQGDGLPTSTSAATEGQQWSMPARSANLDAVRTALTSEDSLGAVITGARGVGKSSLARAAVADLGPDVWSLQLRSGPSGSNTPYGCLSFLLARLPQAYMGSPTAILRGITSLIRSDAAGRPCVITLDTSACIDDMSAGVLLNVLLTGTAKIIAVAPNASDLPADFHWLLTERKLTEVRLNNLNELQTRQVLLSLLGHRVASSLVTTYHQMVGGNPLLLKALVTEQQLSGNLVLSDSVWTLRDKVVLDGAASLDDIVRSRWSRETPGTRDVIEMLSCARRVELAGLTAIYGADVVADMEDGGLLEIDDSEHRWVSLREKYIGDVVRTWLSISRRRELRSMLLGGQEPDPAAMTVEELMSFAAWTHECEAELSPALALAAAQAAVQLFDPRFALTYAEMVQRTNAGWAPAQRQKAAAYLQLDMPDQALSALDAISQPELEALDPQEYAEVVAAKARVMLCLPDQAGKVRELLAAARERLETADNSPSWPEPAAVAANRISLSEFEYQAHAGDYAAMIPALERAADPSANPDTGFRLQSAVILMSALALTGREMDALGLMRKLGGQLTDASHIVGLRERYAREAYFVALITGQWRRCIDLLSPFSTGQTHRLPYRSAATELAAGVAFVFSGRGEAALEPLISAAAQLELQPVQTALRTAYAATALAYAQTGNATLARKYLAKLQRTPGRAGFATESIIDFCSLVAGRWLGDSEAVAALKQGARRNLEADRHTVAGIYLLAATVNGSDADFRLLEEIAGHRQGPLAEVSRLIAVGSRSKDAKALLAGGEIAATLELDAVEARCMALAVDFARQDGDALSARTAQARLDILAATVANLPIVPSSGSPLLTSRERQIARMAGRGVSNRDIAMEMGVSVRTVEGHLYQVFTKLGVTSRGDLTGLV; translated from the coding sequence ATGTCAATCGAGCCACTCAGCTGGGGACGTGGGTCAACACCTCAGGGTGACGGGCTGCCCACGTCAACCTCCGCAGCCACGGAGGGCCAGCAATGGTCCATGCCTGCACGAAGCGCCAACCTCGACGCCGTCCGCACCGCCCTCACCAGCGAGGACTCCCTCGGAGCAGTCATCACCGGTGCCAGGGGCGTGGGTAAATCCTCCCTTGCGCGGGCGGCTGTGGCAGACCTTGGCCCCGATGTCTGGTCGCTGCAGCTCCGCAGCGGCCCCTCCGGTTCCAACACCCCCTACGGCTGCCTGTCGTTCCTGTTGGCCCGGCTCCCGCAGGCCTACATGGGTTCGCCCACTGCCATTCTGCGGGGCATTACTTCGCTGATCCGCAGCGACGCCGCGGGCCGGCCCTGCGTCATAACCCTGGACACGTCCGCCTGTATCGACGACATGAGCGCGGGCGTGCTGTTGAATGTCCTGCTGACTGGAACGGCGAAGATCATCGCCGTCGCCCCGAATGCCAGCGACCTGCCTGCGGACTTCCACTGGCTGCTGACGGAGCGGAAGCTAACGGAGGTGAGGCTCAACAACCTCAACGAGCTGCAAACCCGGCAGGTCCTCCTGTCACTGCTGGGCCACCGCGTCGCTTCCTCCCTGGTCACCACCTACCACCAGATGGTGGGCGGAAACCCCCTGCTGCTCAAAGCCCTGGTCACCGAACAGCAGCTCTCCGGGAACCTGGTCCTGTCGGACTCGGTATGGACACTGCGGGACAAAGTGGTGCTCGACGGCGCTGCCAGCCTTGACGACATCGTCCGGTCGCGCTGGTCCCGGGAGACACCCGGGACGCGGGACGTCATCGAAATGCTTTCCTGTGCCCGGCGGGTGGAACTGGCCGGCCTCACCGCGATCTACGGCGCGGACGTCGTAGCGGACATGGAGGACGGCGGCCTGCTGGAGATCGACGACTCCGAGCACCGCTGGGTGTCGCTGCGGGAGAAATACATCGGAGACGTCGTCAGGACCTGGCTGAGCATTTCCCGGCGCAGGGAGCTGCGCAGCATGTTGCTGGGCGGCCAGGAGCCGGATCCGGCGGCCATGACCGTGGAAGAACTGATGTCCTTCGCCGCCTGGACCCACGAGTGCGAGGCCGAACTGAGCCCGGCACTGGCGCTCGCAGCCGCCCAGGCCGCAGTCCAGCTCTTCGACCCCCGTTTTGCCTTGACCTACGCAGAAATGGTGCAGCGGACCAACGCAGGATGGGCACCGGCGCAACGGCAAAAGGCCGCGGCATACCTTCAGCTGGACATGCCGGACCAGGCACTGTCTGCCCTGGACGCCATTTCCCAGCCTGAACTCGAGGCCCTTGACCCCCAGGAGTACGCCGAGGTGGTCGCCGCCAAAGCCCGGGTCATGCTCTGCCTTCCGGACCAGGCAGGCAAGGTCCGGGAACTGCTCGCCGCGGCGCGGGAACGGCTTGAGACAGCGGACAACAGCCCTTCCTGGCCTGAACCCGCAGCGGTTGCAGCAAACCGGATCTCCCTGAGTGAGTTCGAGTACCAGGCCCATGCGGGCGATTACGCCGCCATGATCCCTGCGCTCGAGCGGGCGGCCGATCCGTCCGCCAACCCGGACACCGGGTTCCGGCTCCAGTCCGCAGTCATCCTGATGAGCGCACTGGCCCTGACCGGACGCGAAATGGACGCGCTGGGGCTCATGCGAAAGCTCGGCGGCCAGCTCACTGACGCCTCGCACATCGTGGGCCTGCGCGAACGCTATGCCAGGGAGGCTTACTTCGTCGCGCTGATCACTGGCCAGTGGCGGCGCTGCATCGACCTCCTGAGCCCCTTCAGCACCGGGCAGACCCACCGCCTCCCATACCGCAGTGCGGCCACCGAACTCGCGGCCGGCGTGGCCTTTGTGTTCTCCGGCCGCGGTGAGGCAGCCCTGGAGCCTTTGATCTCAGCTGCTGCCCAGCTTGAGTTGCAGCCTGTCCAGACCGCGCTGCGGACCGCCTACGCGGCTACGGCTTTGGCGTACGCCCAGACCGGCAATGCCACGCTCGCCCGCAAGTACCTGGCCAAACTGCAGAGGACACCCGGCAGGGCTGGGTTCGCCACGGAGAGCATCATCGATTTCTGTTCGCTCGTGGCCGGGCGCTGGCTGGGCGACTCGGAGGCAGTGGCAGCCTTGAAGCAAGGGGCCCGCCGGAACCTTGAGGCGGACAGGCATACGGTCGCCGGCATCTACCTGCTGGCGGCAACCGTGAATGGCAGCGACGCGGACTTCCGCCTCCTCGAGGAGATCGCTGGCCACCGGCAGGGCCCGCTGGCCGAAGTTTCGCGGCTGATCGCCGTCGGCAGCAGGTCAAAGGATGCCAAAGCCCTCCTCGCCGGCGGTGAAATCGCTGCAACGCTGGAACTCGACGCCGTTGAGGCCCGGTGCATGGCGCTTGCGGTGGACTTCGCCCGGCAGGACGGGGACGCCCTTTCGGCGAGGACGGCGCAGGCGCGCCTGGACATCCTGGCCGCCACTGTGGCGAACCTTCCCATCGTTCCCAGCAGCGGGAGCCCGCTGCTGACCAGCCGGGAACGGCAGATCGCCCGGATGGCCGGCCGCGGCGTCTCGAACCGTGACATCGCCATGGAAATGGGCGTTTCCGTGCGCACGGTGGAAGGCCACCTGTACCAGGTCTTCACCAAACTTGGCGTGACTTCAAGGGGTGATCTGACTGGACTCGTCTAA
- a CDS encoding SCO4848 family membrane protein: protein MQLPVLAALVLIVAGVWSLVVWPQFLRRVMKDPRARDAAGKATRFLTVHVVLVSISMVLGLATAVIGVLGLLG, encoded by the coding sequence ATGCAGCTTCCCGTCCTCGCCGCGCTGGTCCTGATCGTCGCCGGCGTCTGGTCGCTGGTGGTCTGGCCGCAGTTCCTGCGGCGCGTGATGAAGGATCCCCGGGCCCGCGACGCGGCAGGCAAGGCCACCCGGTTCCTGACCGTGCATGTGGTGCTGGTGAGCATCTCCATGGTGCTCGGACTCGCCACGGCAGTGATCGGGGTCCTCGGCCTGCTGGGCTGA
- a CDS encoding helix-turn-helix domain-containing protein, with protein MAGPGIGKSAVTDAVTERLAGNMLILRIHASSALAGVPFGVLTPYTGELTAEESVSPVAVLRSMWSYFEKLKAGHGGSVLLAVDDAHHLDDASAGVLTEVISAGWATVVAAARPRPGLPQPLDQLWYDGLAERVDLRPLNREQIEEVLAHVLDGTVPAATVDSIWNASSGNPRILDALLHDSAEAGVLAKRNGIWMLLGQLPSDGARLAGVVAKDHLRRRTEEQEALKLIALAGPVGRKVIEDISGAAVVRSLLDQQIIVEAPGIPAELSIWNGLFAGAIRNTVSVSRSLQLLEKVKAHRDPIQLQGEGRLRAVEWALECGVRVSDDEMLAAAKEALLRFRNHSARSIASRIQDPAMVPLAQAIQARALYNEGAYREAAALLDECWLPLAEDPQGPAVLLLRVWAHQAIGHPLGMTAEDVEKCAALSGHSDMSWQEELLHLLHLGAEVNFQALNDAVDAMRKHHPAEAGEPLRALAEGLLAHALVSGGRPVQGLEAALLAASELPPLEGSLFFFPEFVLGRLVSDYLAMGEWESAEREINHYAAGHAPAAATFNGSLQLLRGYSLLRQGRMERAYQVLLPAVEALRLNDPLQLYRFGTALGFYAAARLGDTEQAQRLEQDHKDADAGWPAHDLLAEAYMAAAAEYLIRDGKGLAALQTLMTTTEASARTGNFLEILTMCWDLGDPSVIPMVQSTARGVEGRWAEALLTLATAWEHADGDTLMTTAASLEEAGFVNLAREAYARASTVLEQAGERRRSRQAVAQREKCDHELGERFREGRFIAAAPTVRLTRREQDIVELAVQGLTDREIAQRLMVSVRTVEGHLYRTYVKLGVRSRDELEAALPK; from the coding sequence ATGGCCGGCCCGGGCATTGGAAAGTCGGCGGTCACTGACGCCGTGACCGAGCGCCTTGCCGGGAACATGTTGATCCTGCGCATCCACGCCAGTTCGGCCCTGGCCGGGGTGCCGTTCGGGGTCCTGACCCCGTACACCGGGGAACTGACTGCCGAGGAGTCCGTCTCGCCCGTCGCGGTGCTGCGTTCCATGTGGTCATACTTCGAGAAGCTCAAGGCCGGCCACGGGGGATCAGTCCTGCTGGCAGTGGACGATGCCCACCACCTGGATGACGCTTCCGCAGGGGTGCTGACTGAAGTGATATCCGCCGGGTGGGCAACAGTGGTTGCGGCCGCCAGGCCACGGCCGGGACTGCCGCAGCCGCTGGACCAACTCTGGTACGACGGCCTGGCCGAACGCGTGGACCTCCGGCCCCTCAACCGGGAACAGATTGAAGAGGTCCTGGCCCACGTCCTTGACGGGACCGTACCCGCGGCAACCGTGGACTCCATATGGAACGCATCAAGCGGCAACCCCCGGATCCTGGACGCCCTGCTTCACGACTCAGCTGAAGCCGGCGTCCTCGCCAAGCGCAACGGGATCTGGATGCTGCTGGGCCAACTGCCCTCGGACGGGGCCCGCCTGGCTGGGGTGGTTGCCAAAGACCATCTCCGGCGCCGCACTGAGGAGCAGGAAGCCCTGAAACTCATCGCCCTTGCCGGACCTGTGGGCAGGAAGGTCATCGAAGACATCAGCGGGGCGGCAGTGGTCCGGTCCCTGCTGGACCAGCAAATCATCGTCGAAGCGCCCGGCATCCCGGCCGAGCTTTCCATCTGGAACGGGCTCTTTGCCGGCGCCATCAGGAACACAGTGTCGGTCTCCCGCAGCCTCCAGTTGCTGGAGAAGGTCAAGGCCCACCGGGACCCCATTCAGTTGCAGGGGGAGGGCCGGCTGCGTGCGGTGGAGTGGGCCCTGGAGTGCGGTGTCAGGGTCAGTGACGACGAAATGCTGGCAGCGGCCAAAGAGGCACTGTTGAGGTTCCGCAACCACAGTGCACGTTCCATTGCGTCCCGTATCCAGGATCCGGCCATGGTTCCGCTGGCCCAGGCCATCCAGGCGCGAGCGCTGTATAACGAGGGTGCGTATCGGGAGGCTGCCGCCCTCCTTGACGAATGCTGGCTCCCGCTCGCTGAAGATCCCCAGGGACCGGCCGTCCTGCTGCTCCGCGTCTGGGCCCACCAAGCCATCGGCCATCCCCTGGGGATGACGGCAGAGGACGTCGAAAAGTGTGCGGCGCTTTCCGGCCACAGCGACATGAGCTGGCAGGAAGAACTCCTGCACTTGCTGCACCTTGGTGCGGAGGTGAACTTCCAGGCACTGAACGACGCAGTGGACGCGATGCGGAAGCACCATCCGGCAGAAGCCGGGGAGCCCCTCCGCGCCCTGGCCGAGGGTCTCCTGGCCCATGCCCTCGTCTCGGGGGGACGCCCCGTCCAGGGATTGGAGGCCGCGCTGCTGGCGGCCTCGGAACTTCCCCCGCTCGAAGGCAGCCTGTTCTTCTTCCCCGAGTTTGTCCTGGGACGGCTCGTGTCCGATTACCTGGCCATGGGTGAATGGGAGTCCGCGGAGCGGGAGATCAACCATTACGCCGCCGGACACGCGCCTGCTGCCGCCACGTTCAACGGCAGCCTCCAACTGCTGCGGGGCTACTCGCTGCTGCGGCAGGGCCGAATGGAACGCGCCTATCAGGTCCTGCTGCCCGCCGTGGAGGCACTCCGGCTCAACGATCCTTTGCAGCTGTACCGTTTCGGCACCGCGCTTGGCTTCTACGCCGCAGCCAGGCTTGGAGACACCGAGCAGGCACAGCGCCTGGAACAGGATCACAAGGACGCCGACGCCGGCTGGCCCGCGCACGATCTCCTTGCCGAAGCCTATATGGCAGCGGCCGCTGAATACCTGATTCGTGACGGCAAGGGCCTGGCCGCGCTGCAGACGCTGATGACCACCACCGAGGCCTCCGCCAGGACAGGGAACTTCCTGGAAATCCTGACCATGTGCTGGGACCTCGGGGACCCCTCCGTTATTCCCATGGTGCAGTCAACAGCGCGCGGTGTGGAGGGCCGCTGGGCAGAGGCGCTGCTCACCCTGGCCACTGCATGGGAACATGCCGACGGCGACACCCTGATGACCACGGCTGCCTCGCTGGAGGAGGCAGGCTTCGTCAACCTCGCCCGTGAAGCCTACGCCCGCGCCAGCACCGTACTGGAACAGGCCGGGGAACGCCGCCGGTCACGGCAGGCCGTTGCCCAGCGCGAAAAGTGCGACCACGAACTGGGGGAGCGGTTCCGCGAAGGACGCTTCATCGCCGCGGCTCCCACCGTGCGGCTTACCAGGCGTGAACAGGACATCGTCGAGCTGGCAGTGCAGGGCCTGACCGACCGCGAGATTGCGCAACGGCTCATGGTCTCCGTCCGTACGGTGGAAGGCCACCTCTACCGCACCTACGTCAAGCTCGGGGTCCGCAGCCGCGATGAGCTGGAAGCGGCCCTGCCAAAGTAG